A section of the Harmonia axyridis chromosome 2, icHarAxyr1.1, whole genome shotgun sequence genome encodes:
- the LOC123673164 gene encoding uncharacterized protein K02A2.6-like — MFDFNKISFTLNKDNWEVFVERLELIFECQCIPPERQSAELLTRVCQETFMLFRNLTSPKKAKDLSYSDLVNIMNSHLHPKPSEISERNKFYATKQLPSESIHAFLTKLKERSFYCNFKDLDIALRDQFVFGLINHETKVELFRQENLTFQSAVKIAEDREAAIKNSLSMKPAYAVSEDTIFYMNKAGSKYSNHQQYRGRGSGNAEGKFKSSQPNNAAAASTSKDQSQKLIRDNRQRQHDNRSSYRREDRNGSRRSNVSNNSQVHITSKTRNNNKCYCCGGFDHFARDCKLRWKTCNYCNVKGHIDRACLKKQNGINLVNDNLLENEDLDSSDLDFYYMQQNNFTEFQVNNIVVEPHSMKLIIDNNQVELEVDTGSHVTVFSEKTVANYFAAKKIHKADISLSSYDRTKLNVMGMLTDLKVHFEGVEANLKAYVLAGNGKNLIGRQWLQALDMWPITFKPQFALNCLNDHNSIISHFKSKYPQLFDNSPGKYKGKSIKLTFKKDYQPIQCKPYHVPFALKDKVDAEIDRLVRIGNLEQVEVSEWATPVVPVVKGEGVRLCGNFKLTVNPQIIVKRYPLPLKEKVFQTLQVGTKWSQIDLKHAFMQFEVAEDCRDPLTIITQKGLFRYKKLPEGVASSPAECQDIVTDILKGLK; from the exons ATGTTCGACTTTAATAAAATAAGTTTTACCCTAAACAAAGACAATTGGGAAGTTTTTGTCGAAAGACTAGAATTAATTTTCGAGTGTCAGTGTATTCCGCCGGAAAGACAAAGTGCAGAACTGTTAACAAGGGTTTGTCAAGAGACTTTCATGTTGTTTCGCAATTTAACTTCACCAAAAAAGGCCAAAGATCTTTCCTACTCTGATTTAGTTAATATCATGAACTCTCATCTTCATCCAAAGCCTTCAGAAATTTCCGAAAGAAATAAATTCTACGCCACGAAACAATTACCTTCGGAATCGATACACGCATTCCttacaaaattgaaagaaagatctttttattgtaatttcaagGACCTTGATATTGCTCTTCGTGATCAATTTGTATTTGGACTTATAAATCACGAAACAAAAGTGGAATTATTTCGTCAAGAAAATCTAACATTTCAAAGTGCAGTGAAGATAGCGGAGGATCGAGAAGCAGCTATAAAAAATTCCTTATCAATGAAGCCCGCATATGCTGTGTCTgaagatacaattttttacatgAATAAGGCTGGTTCAAAATATTCCAATCATCAACAATACAGAGGAAGGGGAAGCGGAAACGcagaaggaaaattcaaatcttCGCAACCAAACAACGCAGCCGCGGCTTCCACTTCCAAAGACCAGAGCCAGAAACTCATCAGAGACAATAGACAAAGACAACACGATAACAGGAGCAGCTACAGACGAGAAGACAGAAACGGCAGCCGTAGGTCGAATGTATCAAACAATTCTCAGGTACATATAACCTCAAAAAcgcgtaataataataaatgttattGTTGTGGTGGATTTGATCATTTCGCAAGAGACTGTAAACTTAGGTGGAAAACTTGTAATTATTGTAATGTAAAAGGTCATATTGATAGAGCATGTCTAAAAAAACAAAACGGAATTAATTTAGTCAATGACAACTTATTAGAAAATGAAGATTTGGATAGTTCTGatttagatttttattatatgcaGCAAAACAATTTTACTGAATTTCAGGTAAACAATATTGTGGTAGAACCTCATAgtatgaaattaattattgataataatcagGTAGAATTGGAAGTTGATACAGGTTCACATGTGACTgtgttttcagaaaaaactgtAGCTAATTATTTTGCAGCTAAGAAAATCCACAAGGCAGATATTTCATTGTCCAGCTATGACAGAACAAAGTTGAATGTAATGGGTATGTTGACTGATCTTAAGGTGCATTTCGAAGGGGTTGAAGCAAATTTGAAAGCTTACGTTTTGGCAGGTAACGGGAAAAATTTAATAGGAAGGCAATGGCTTCAAGCCTTGGATATGTGGCCGATAACTTTTAAACCTCAGTTTGCGTTGAATTGCTTGAATGATCATAACAGTATTATTTcacattttaaatcaaaatatcccCAATTGTTCGATAACAGCCCAGGTAAATATAAAGGTAAATCTATTAAACTAACTTTCAAAAAAGATTATCAGCCAATTCAATGTAAACCTTATCATGTCCCTTTCGCTTTGAAAGACAAAGTAGATGCAGAAATCGATCGTTTGGTAAGAATAGGTAATTTGGAACAAGTTGAGGTGAGTGAATGGGCTACTCCAGTAGTTCCTGTGGTGAAAGGGGAAGGAGTTCGTTTATGcggaaattttaaattaacaGTGAATCCTCAAATAATTGTTAAAAGATATCCATTACCCTTAAAAGAAAAAGTGTTTCAGACGTTACAGGTTGGAACCAAATGGTCCCAAATTGATTTAAAACATGCATTTATGCAATTTGAAGTTGCTGAAGATTGTAGAGATCCATTGACAATAATCACACAGAAAGGTTTGTTTAGGTACAAAAAATTGCCAGAGGGTGTAGCCTCCAGCCCAGCAGAATGTCAAGATATTGTTACTGATATTTTGAAAG GTCTGAAATAG